The Arachis duranensis cultivar V14167 chromosome 9, aradu.V14167.gnm2.J7QH, whole genome shotgun sequence genomic sequence ttcatgcatgatgtttaatgccacattatatgcaaatattttattgacaattttcttatttcggtcccatttctctcctgtaaaaacataatttatcgagatctcgtcattttcacaattttcaggtacctgaacgtcttctaacgttaaaattatatcagaattttagACAACTACAtgtgtctttactatgtcttttccaacaggaatagtatttacctcttttctctttcgaggatttttgtctttagAACCGACAAGCCTGCCACGCAtctggcgtgtatttgcttcgatggcaatttgtccaactgggacatcaatttgaattgaagcattttccgctggtatataagacttgattatcctctttgtatcaaaaaattgatcaggcaattcatttgttattctttgcaaatgtataatcttttgaacttctagttcacattgtcctgatcgaggatctaaatgcatcaaggatgatgcattccaattaagttccttttcaggacgcttattctctccccctaatgttggaaattttgattcatcaaaatgataaTCCGCAAATCGggatttaaatacatctccagtttgtatctcaagatacctcactatagagggataATCATATCCAACGtatatccccaatttttttGGGATCCCATTTTGGtacgattaggtggtgcaattggcacatatatcgcacacccaaatattcttaaatgggaaacatttggctgctggccaaaagctaattgcataggagagaactgatggtaacttgttggcctcaaacgaataagtgctgcggcatgtaaaatagcatgtcCCTAAACcaaggttgggagatttgttctcataagtaacgGTCTAAcaattaattggaggcattTATTAAGtaattctgctaacccattttgtgtgtgaacataagctactgtatattcaacacttattccagtaaccatacaataagcatcaaaatcttgggaagtaaattaaccagcattatcaagacaaattgctttgattggattttttgGAAATTGtacttttaatcgaataatttaagctagtaatctcgcaaataccaggttgcgagaagacaataagcatACATGTGACCATCTTGAAGATGCATTTATTagaaccataaaatatctaaaagatccacatggtggatgaataggtccacatatatcgccTTGAATTCTTTCTAGAAATTCAAGGGACTCAAATctaatctttactggtgatagccttaaaattaactttccttgagaacatgcagcacaacaaaattcactagatttaagaatcttctggttctttagtgaatttCTATGGGAGTTTTTAATAATTCTCTACATCATGGTTGTTCTCGAATGACCCAATCGGTCGTGTCaaattatgaattcatttgggctagtaaacttctggtttacaatggcatgtgattcaattgcattaatcttggtataatataacccagatgaaagcgatggtaatttttctaatataactttcttatttgaatcatgagttgtgatacataaatacttaTGATTTCTCTCATTCATTGTCTCAACATGATATCCATTTTGACGAATATCTCTTTGAAACTCAATAGGCTCCTCAGAGACTTAgtagacaatagtgcattatttattatgaattttgttcctccagaaaacaaaattatagttctttcggagccttctatcacattgcctgagtcaataatagtattaacatattcttcttttggcacaagatgggtaaaatatatatcacttttgagaatggtgtgcgaacttgcactatccacaaggcatacatcttcattacatATCTTTGCTATTTTCttcaaagataaataataataaaataagtagtAATACATGTACAGTCAAATTAAATTCTTGATTGAAATTATTTCTCTAAAAAATACTGTACATAGAAATAATgtcatataataaaattttattttaaaaattgacacatttaatgatttcaaaattcataaacattcATATTTCATTGtttatatacatcatatttgaaacttaaatacatagaaaataaaacttaacaataagttctttacattatttatttacatggatACTTAACAATCctacatattaaactattccatcattgatcaaatgaccaatatttccttcaggatcctcaaagaaatcagatacatcataatgattAGTGGAATTTTcaacatcatttgaaacaaaatttgtttcctttcctttatCATCCTCTTTCAAAGATACTtggtaaagatcgactaggtgccttggaGTACGACAGATACGTGACCAAtgaccctttccaccacaacggaaacacttatcctctgttgatttattttgcccataatttctttctttattccacttctggtgagatcctctcttgtgaacataattcattttccttccataatttttcttgttactaAAACCTtgtcatttacctcttctggggtaatttgccgcatttacttcGGAAAATGGGGTGGCGCCAGCTGGACGCACTTCATGATTCTTTAAaagcaactcattgttgcgttcagcaacaagaaggcaaaaaattaactcagaatattttttaaatcctttttctcGAGACTACTGCTGCAGGaacacattcgaggcatggaaggttgagaaaaTTTTTTCTAACATATCATGATCAATTATCTTtttcccacataatttcattcgtgaggtgattcgaaacattacagaattatattcatttatggatttaaaatcctACAGACGCACGTGCGTCCACTCATATCGggtttgaggaagtatcaccgttttttgatgattatacatttcttcaagatctttccaactatctgcaggatcttttaatgtgagatattcatttttcaatccttcatcAAGATGACGACAAAGGAAAATTATGACTTtgactttatccttctgggatgcattatttccaactttaatggtatctccaagattcATTGAATCAAAATGAATTTCAATatctaatatccatgataaataattgtttccaaATATACCAAGAGCGTTGAATTTAATATGAGAAAGtttcgacataataaaaatttattacctgAATCttcctaaaaaattatattttaaaatgatatgAAGATACAATGCACAACAAATTCTGCAATAAACATTATATTACACATGCAAATAAATTTATGcgaagaaaaaatttaaataactaacACTTACTTCCTTATGGttatcttatatttaaattaacattagttaattctttctttctttacactaaaaatattagtctataataaattaaaaatgtgactattaaaaaaatttgaagatttgcatttttaaaaattttgtttgccACCATATCCAAGATATGTAtggatatttaaaattataaatgatCCAAATATTACttatttcaataaatattatatttatttaatttaaacaaaaaattccaATCAAACTATGGAACATTAttcttgacaaaagaaaaatctTAATTAATCAAGAGGTTAGCAttagttaaaacaaaaaatacagatatttaagagttttttttaaattagtctttctacttaaaattaatttttcttttaaaataaacaaagatTAAATAGATCAACTCGAATATTTTGTCCAATTGACactaaatatttgaaatttattatattttatatattttaaatattttaaaaattcaaatatttttattaacattAAATTTGGTATATTAAAGAtaagtaaattttaatttaaaataatatttttaaaataaaatgatcatATCTTATTAGTGAAAACTCAGGTAAAAtcgacttcacgtaaagttgatatttaataactgttagatgaaaatttagtcaaatcagttaaaTCAGTTAACGactctcagttatcaacttcaaatcagttaacggctctcaattatcaacttcacgtgaagttactCTACTTTCTACCTATCTTATTATCTTTTAACATAGATTTTATCTTTTAACCAATATTTATAGAGTTCGATTTATAAGAAACGTCAAAACCACCTTAATACCCCAAACTCCCATCATCGTTCTCCAAAACCTTTCCTCACAAGAATGTTTCCATCATCAAGAATTTGCAGACACCAAGAGCTACATTTACCAGATGAGTGTTGGGAATTAGTTTTCAAACACCTTAGCGACCCTCTCGATCACGAATCACTCTCCCTCGTCTCGCGCCACTTCCTTTCCCTCACCAACGGCACCCACACCGACCTCGCCGTATCCGACCGTGTCCTCCCACTCATTCCCGTCCTCCTCCGCCGTTTTCCCAACCTCACGACCATCAAAATCACGCGCTACTTCACCGGTGACATCAACGCGCTCCTCTCCCAAATCGCTTCCTTCAACCTCCCCTCACTCCATTCTCTCGACCTGTCTCACCAACCCACCTTCCCCTCACATGGGTTGCGACAATTCTCCGAAAAGTTTTCAGCTTTGAAGTCACTCAACTGTTCCCACGCCCGTCATGATTTGGATTTAGTTGCCGAGTGCTTCCCAAACCTGGAAGAAATCGATGTGAGTTTCcgtaaatataaaattgatattGTTTCGGATTGGGAAAAGGCATTGACTTCAGGGCTTAAGAAGCTTAGAAAGGTGACTATTTCGGGTAACTTCACCCATGGAGACTCTTACCTTCTTGCCTTGTGTCACACTTGTGTGTTTCTAGAAGAGTTAGTTGTTATTCAAACCGGCCCTGTTTCTATGATAGGCATTGCCAATGCGATTCGCAAGAGACCCGAATTGAGGTCTTTATCAGTTAATTGTTTGACTTATGGGTTTTTTAGTGAGGACCTTAGAAAGGGGAATGTGACTTTGGAGTTCATTGATGCATTGGTGAGTTTGAAGGGATTGAATTGTCTTGATTTGTATTATTCAAGTATATCTGATGAGGCCTTGTCTACTATTGCGGAAGAAAGCCTTCCGTTGAGGAAACTCTCTCTAAGATGTTGTAAGGGATATGGATACGGTGGGATCTCTTACTTGTTGAGAAAGTGTAACAATTTACAGTATTTGGATCTTCAAATGACGCAGTTTCTGAATGATCAGTGTGTGGTTGAGTTGTCTTTGCTTCTTGGTAACTTGAAGTTTGTGAAACTTAGTGATAATGCAAAGCTTACTGATTTAAGCTTGTTTGCCATTATGCGCAACTGTCCTTTGATAACCGATATCAGGATGGAGAGTACAGGCATTGGAAAGCAGAAGCTGCAGGAAGATTGTTTGGTTGTGAATTCTCATGTAAAGTTTCTCTATTTGGCTAGCAATACCTGGTTGGATGATGAAACTGTCACTATGCTTGCTGCGGTTTGCCCCAACTTGGAGATGATAGATTTGAGCAAATGCGGAAGGGTTTCAAAAGGTGCTATTGATGTTTTGTGGAGCTGTCGTAAGATTCGGCGCATGGACTTAGCTCTATTAGGACATGAGCTGTTTCAATTTCGGTTTCGAGTTTGCTTCGATGTTCCTACATTGTTTGTGTTGAATTTGTCCCAATTGAGTATTAGCAACGAGGAACTCTACCTTATTTCAAAGAGTTGTTGCAAGTTAAAAGAACTTGATTTAGAAAGTTGTCACAAAATCACAACCAGGGGAGTAAAGCAGATGGTGAAAAATTGCAAGCAACTAAGAACGATAAGTTTAGCAGCTTGTGAAAAAGTATCTGCTAATGTCGTTGCTTGGATGGTATCTGCAAGGCCATCGTTGAGAAAAATAAGACCTCCGCCTCGATTCTCTGCTACCGAGAGCCAGAGGGATCTCTTCCGGCGTCATGGATGCTTTGTTGGCAAGTGGTCTAATTAATGTAACTGATTCTTGATCTGGAAGTAAACTATGAATCTAAATTGTGCGTGGAATATTCGGTTTCCTTGAGTAACTTGTGTGAGAAATAAAATATAGTAAATATATCACAGTTTACATTATTTGTAGTTTCCTAAAaggtagtattttttttattacatactATTATTTTATTCTGCTCATACCTTTGGTTTTTCACCATTCAAGAGTTTGAGCCTTGTTAATTGCAAGAGCTTTAGATGTATATGAACAATTAGCATGATTTAATGgtaactttcttttttttcgctgTGCATTTGTTGTTATCAAAATTTTCTGTCTTCCTTTTTGAAGTCTTGTTTGAACAAAAGCTTTCAGGAAAGAAAACATGACAtgaaaatgaattaaataatgAAACTCTAAGTCTCTAATGCTAAAAACTGGATTTgtttcatttaaaatatttttaggaacATGTCAGTTCTTTTAAGCTTTTCAAAGTGAATCAATCAAATCCAAGTTAATTGGCATAGGTGCCAAGCCACGTCCATGAATCCTTCTTCTCTCAATGTTGAATGCTATGGAAGCCAAGGTTGATCTGAAGCTGATAGCATCAGCAATGCCTCCTTGAGTTATcttaaaacaattgaagaatGAAATGTCTTCAATTGTCATACAGTTCTTACATAGAGCTACtaattaattggtttttgacCATTCAAGAGTTTGTGCCTTGCAAAATTGCAAAAGCTTTAGATGTATATGAAATAATCAGTGAAGATACTATAAACAAATGCATAGTAGTAGTAACAATCAGGTACTTCTTTCATTCTAAAGTTTGTTATTTTGAAGATTCAAATAACtgaataaataactaatttcaCATGCATATATACATAGAGTTATGCATATATTATGCTCGTATAAACATAATTCAAACACAGATACTATACATGAGACATCTGCATAATTTTTACTCACCTTGCTGTACAATGAAGTGTTATGCACCAAGCATTATTTGTTCTCAAACACCAACATAAGAGTTTGTGATTATTCTCCTCAATGATGGCCTTATAAGTTctaaggaagcaacaaaattatCATTTACAAAATCACAGTTCTTCAAATTCAGCTCTCTCAACTCCATGCAGCTTTCTACCACTTCCTTCACCCCTTTTGTGGTAACATTGTTGCAACCTTGAATATCCAGAACTACTAGTCCACAGCAACATTTTGAGATTATGGAGAGTGCTTCATCATTGATTCTTGATCCTGACAAGTTCAATACCTTCAGTTGCAAAACTTTAAAGTCCATCTTCAACAGCTTCACCCCTGTATTGGCTAAGCCTAAGTGCCTTATCTCTCGGCATTTCCTGAGAACGTCCACGACACATTCTCCTGATATGCTGCCGCAAGAGTTTAAGTCGAGAAGCTCTACATTGGGGCAAATAGAAGCCATTTTCATCAAACTTTGATCACCAAGTAAAATATTT encodes the following:
- the LOC107463737 gene encoding F-box/LRR-repeat protein 3-like gives rise to the protein MFPSSRICRHQELHLPDECWELVFKHLSDPLDHESLSLVSRHFLSLTNGTHTDLAVSDRVLPLIPVLLRRFPNLTTIKITRYFTGDINALLSQIASFNLPSLHSLDLSHQPTFPSHGLRQFSEKFSALKSLNCSHARHDLDLVAECFPNLEEIDVSFRKYKIDIVSDWEKALTSGLKKLRKVTISGNFTHGDSYLLALCHTCVFLEELVVIQTGPVSMIGIANAIRKRPELRSLSVNCLTYGFFSEDLRKGNVTLEFIDALVSLKGLNCLDLYYSSISDEALSTIAEESLPLRKLSLRCCKGYGYGGISYLLRKCNNLQYLDLQMTQFLNDQCVVELSLLLGNLKFVKLSDNAKLTDLSLFAIMRNCPLITDIRMESTGIGKQKLQEDCLVVNSHVKFLYLASNTWLDDETVTMLAAVCPNLEMIDLSKCGRVSKGAIDVLWSCRKIRRMDLALLGHELFQFRFRVCFDVPTLFVLNLSQLSISNEELYLISKSCCKLKELDLESCHKITTRGVKQMVKNCKQLRTISLAACEKVSANVVAWMVSARPSLRKIRPPPRFSATESQRDLFRRHGCFVGKWSN